One segment of Streptomyces sp. NBC_01463 DNA contains the following:
- a CDS encoding methylated-DNA--[protein]-cysteine S-methyltransferase — MNSDGVVEWAVVDSDIGPLMLAATEAGLVTVVFHARPAVRDKALDRLRTRLGVEPVESPGSARLAEPIRQLTAYFAGTLREFSLDLDWSLTGGFNRQVLRELAAGVPYGAVAGYGDLADRVGQPGAAQAVGAAMGSNPLPLVVPCHRVVESDGGLGGFGGGLETKRQLLALEGVLPQPLF; from the coding sequence ATGAACAGCGACGGGGTTGTCGAGTGGGCCGTGGTCGACAGTGACATCGGCCCGCTCATGCTGGCCGCGACCGAGGCCGGGCTGGTGACCGTGGTCTTCCACGCCCGGCCCGCGGTACGGGACAAGGCGCTGGACCGGTTGCGCACCCGGCTCGGCGTAGAGCCGGTGGAGTCGCCCGGCTCCGCCCGGCTCGCCGAGCCGATACGCCAGCTCACGGCGTACTTCGCGGGCACGCTGCGGGAGTTCTCGCTCGACCTGGACTGGTCGCTGACGGGCGGCTTCAACCGCCAGGTGCTCCGCGAGCTGGCCGCGGGCGTGCCCTACGGCGCGGTCGCGGGGTACGGGGACCTCGCCGACCGGGTCGGGCAGCCCGGGGCCGCCCAGGCCGTCGGCGCCGCCATGGGTTCCAACCCGCTGCCCCTGGTGGTCCCCTGCCACCGGGTGGTGGAGAGCGACGGCGGGCTCGGCGGATTCGGCGGCGGGCTGGAGACCAAACGGCAGCTGCTGGCGCTGGAGGGCGTGCTGCCCCAGCCGCTGTTCTGA
- a CDS encoding glycerophosphodiester phosphodiesterase family protein — translation MYAGTATASVAAAALLGAGALLMPVTTDDAPAAGTAAAGHPGTAARAAALRATAATGPGVRTAGDVGRARTGAPLVIAHRGASAYAPENTLAAVEKADVLGFDWVENDVQLTRDGVLVVMHDTGLKRTTDAEEVFPGRAPWAVKDFTAAEIARLDAGSWFGPQYAGARVPTLRQYLERIGRNQQNLLLEIKSPEIYPGIERATLGVLRQEGWLDREHVRGRLVIQSFGADSVRRVHEQRPDVVTGFLGTPAVADLPSYAAFTDRINPAYASVSADYVAAVHALKGPHDKRLQVNAWTVNDAENALRVAGLGVDGIITNAPDVVREATG, via the coding sequence GTGTACGCAGGCACCGCAACCGCCTCCGTCGCTGCCGCCGCCCTGCTGGGTGCCGGCGCGCTGCTCATGCCGGTCACGACCGACGACGCACCGGCTGCGGGCACCGCCGCGGCCGGTCACCCCGGGACGGCGGCCCGCGCCGCGGCCCTCCGCGCGACGGCTGCCACCGGACCGGGCGTCCGTACGGCGGGTGACGTCGGCCGGGCCCGGACCGGGGCCCCGCTCGTCATCGCTCACCGGGGCGCGTCGGCCTACGCGCCCGAGAACACCCTGGCGGCCGTGGAAAAGGCGGACGTCCTGGGCTTCGACTGGGTGGAGAACGACGTCCAGCTCACCAGGGACGGCGTGCTGGTGGTCATGCACGACACCGGTCTGAAGAGGACGACGGATGCCGAGGAGGTGTTCCCCGGCCGCGCACCGTGGGCGGTCAAGGACTTCACGGCCGCCGAGATCGCCCGGCTGGACGCGGGCAGCTGGTTCGGCCCGCAGTACGCCGGGGCCCGGGTACCCACGCTCCGGCAGTACCTGGAGCGCATCGGGCGCAACCAGCAGAACCTGCTCCTGGAGATCAAGAGCCCCGAGATCTATCCGGGGATCGAGCGGGCGACCCTGGGCGTCCTGCGTCAGGAGGGGTGGCTGGACCGCGAGCACGTCCGCGGCCGCCTGGTGATCCAGAGCTTCGGCGCCGACAGCGTGCGCAGGGTGCACGAGCAGCGTCCGGACGTCGTGACGGGCTTCCTCGGCACCCCGGCGGTCGCCGACCTGCCGTCGTACGCGGCCTTCACCGACCGGATCAACCCGGCGTACGCCTCGGTCTCCGCCGACTACGTGGCGGCGGTGCACGCGCTGAAGGGCCCCCACGACAAGCGGCTCCAGGTCAACGCCTGGACGGTCAACGACGCGGAGAACGCGCTCCGGGTGGCCGGCCTCGGCGTGGACGGCATCATCACCAACGCTCCCGATGTGGTGCGCGAGGCCACGGGCTGA
- the uvrB gene encoding excinuclease ABC subunit UvrB has protein sequence MRPVSKIERSVAPFEVVSPYQPSGDQPAAIAELERRVRAGEKDVVLLGATGTGKSATTAWMIEKLQRPTLVMAPNKTLAAQLANEFRELLPNNAVEYFVSYYDYYQPEAYVPQSDTYIEKDSSINEEVERLRHSATNSLLTRRDVVVVASVSCIYGLGTPQEYVDRMVQLKVGDEIDRDQLLRRFVEMQYTRNDLAFTRGTFRVRGDTIEIFPVYEELAVRIEMFGDEIEALSTLHPLTGEIISEDRSLHVFPASHYVAGPERMEKAVGRIEKELEERLAELEKQGKMLEAQRLRMRTTYDIEMLRQIGTCSGVENYSLHFDDRDPGTAPHTLLDYFPEDFLLVLDESHVTVPQIGAMYEGDASRKRTLVDHGFRLPSALDNRPLKWEEFLGRINQTVYLSATPGKYELSRGDGFVEQIIRPTGLVDPEIVVKPTEGQIDDLVHEIRKRTEKDERVLVTTLTKKMSEDLTDYFLELGIQVRYLHSDVDTLRRIELLRELRSGEYDVLVGINLLREGLDLPEVSLVAILDADKQGFLRSATSLIQTVGRAARNVSGQVHMYADKVTPAMAQAIDETNRRREKQIAYNTERGLDPQPLRKKINDIVATIAREEVDTEQLLGTGYRQAKGAKAPVPTLGVKAGAGKAGKAAGDKAAVTDRPATELAGIIEEMTDRMRAAAADLQFEVAARLRDEVGELKKELRQMREAGLA, from the coding sequence ATGCGGCCCGTTTCGAAGATCGAACGTTCGGTGGCGCCTTTCGAGGTCGTCAGTCCCTACCAGCCCAGCGGCGACCAGCCGGCGGCCATCGCCGAGCTGGAGCGGCGCGTCCGTGCAGGTGAGAAGGACGTCGTGCTGCTCGGCGCGACCGGCACCGGAAAATCGGCGACCACCGCCTGGATGATCGAGAAGCTGCAGCGCCCCACCCTGGTGATGGCGCCGAACAAGACCCTCGCCGCCCAGCTGGCCAACGAGTTCCGCGAGCTCCTGCCGAACAACGCCGTCGAGTACTTCGTCTCGTACTACGACTACTACCAGCCCGAGGCGTACGTCCCGCAGTCGGACACCTACATCGAGAAGGACTCCTCGATCAACGAGGAGGTCGAGCGGCTGCGCCACTCCGCGACGAATTCGCTGCTCACCCGGCGTGACGTCGTCGTGGTCGCCTCCGTCTCCTGCATCTACGGCCTCGGCACCCCGCAGGAGTACGTGGACCGGATGGTCCAGCTCAAGGTGGGCGACGAGATCGACCGCGACCAGCTGCTGCGCCGCTTCGTCGAGATGCAGTACACCCGCAACGACCTGGCGTTCACCCGGGGCACCTTCCGGGTGCGTGGCGACACCATCGAGATCTTCCCGGTCTACGAGGAGCTCGCCGTCCGCATCGAGATGTTCGGTGACGAGATCGAGGCGCTCTCCACCCTGCACCCCCTCACCGGCGAGATCATCAGCGAGGACCGGTCGCTGCACGTCTTCCCCGCCAGCCACTACGTCGCGGGCCCCGAGCGCATGGAGAAGGCGGTCGGCCGCATCGAGAAGGAGCTGGAGGAGCGTCTCGCCGAGCTGGAGAAGCAGGGCAAGATGCTGGAGGCCCAGCGGCTGCGGATGCGCACCACGTACGACATCGAGATGCTCCGCCAGATCGGCACCTGCTCCGGCGTCGAGAACTACTCGCTGCACTTCGACGACCGCGATCCCGGCACCGCCCCCCACACCCTCCTCGACTACTTCCCCGAGGACTTCCTCCTCGTCCTCGACGAGTCGCACGTGACCGTGCCGCAGATCGGCGCGATGTACGAGGGCGACGCCTCCCGGAAGCGGACCCTGGTCGACCACGGCTTCCGGCTGCCCTCCGCCCTGGACAACCGCCCGCTGAAGTGGGAGGAGTTCCTCGGCCGGATCAACCAGACGGTCTACCTCTCCGCCACCCCCGGCAAGTACGAGCTCTCCCGCGGCGACGGCTTCGTGGAGCAGATCATCCGCCCCACCGGCCTCGTCGACCCGGAGATCGTCGTCAAGCCCACCGAGGGCCAGATCGACGACCTGGTGCACGAGATCCGCAAGCGCACCGAGAAGGACGAGCGGGTCCTGGTCACCACCCTCACCAAGAAGATGTCGGAGGACCTCACCGACTACTTCCTGGAGCTCGGGATCCAGGTCCGCTACCTCCACAGCGACGTCGACACCCTGCGCCGCATCGAGCTGCTGCGCGAGCTGCGCTCCGGCGAGTACGACGTCCTGGTCGGGATCAACCTCCTGCGCGAGGGCCTCGACCTGCCCGAGGTGTCGCTCGTGGCCATCCTCGACGCGGACAAGCAGGGCTTCCTGCGCTCGGCCACCTCACTGATCCAGACCGTCGGACGCGCCGCTCGTAACGTGTCGGGGCAGGTCCATATGTACGCGGACAAGGTCACCCCGGCGATGGCGCAGGCCATCGACGAGACCAACCGCCGCCGCGAGAAGCAGATCGCGTACAACACCGAGCGCGGACTCGACCCGCAGCCGCTGCGCAAGAAGATCAACGACATCGTCGCGACGATCGCCCGCGAGGAGGTCGACACCGAGCAGCTGCTCGGCACCGGCTACCGGCAGGCGAAGGGTGCCAAGGCCCCCGTTCCCACGCTCGGCGTCAAGGCCGGTGCCGGGAAGGCCGGAAAGGCGGCCGGGGACAAGGCGGCGGTCACGGACCGTCCGGCCACCGAGCTCGCCGGGATCATCGAGGAGATGACCGACCGGATGCGCGCGGCCGCCGCCGATCTGCAGTTCGAGGTGGCCGCCCGACTGCGCGACGAGGTGGGGGAGTTGAAGAAGGAGTTGCGCCAGATGCGGGAGGCGGGTCTGGCCTGA
- a CDS encoding TerD family protein yields MTVNMTKGQAISLQKSDGGTLTAVRMGLGWQAAPRRGLFGSRTREIDLDASAVLFADKQPVDVVFFRHLVSDDGSVKHTGDNLVGGAGSGGDDEAILVDLQRVPVHIDQIVFTVNSFTGQTFQEVQNAFCRIVDETNGQELARYTLDGGGQYTAQIMAKVHRSGSGWQMTAIGTPANGRTFQDLMPAILPHL; encoded by the coding sequence GTGACGGTCAATATGACCAAGGGTCAGGCCATCAGCCTGCAGAAGAGCGACGGGGGGACCCTGACCGCGGTACGGATGGGGCTCGGCTGGCAGGCGGCTCCGCGCCGCGGTCTGTTCGGCTCGCGCACCCGGGAGATCGACCTGGACGCCTCGGCGGTCCTGTTCGCCGACAAGCAGCCGGTCGACGTCGTGTTCTTCCGGCACCTGGTCAGCGATGACGGCTCGGTCAAGCACACCGGCGACAACCTGGTCGGCGGCGCCGGCTCGGGCGGCGACGACGAGGCGATCCTGGTCGACCTCCAGCGCGTGCCGGTCCACATCGACCAGATCGTCTTCACGGTGAACTCCTTCACCGGCCAGACGTTCCAGGAGGTGCAGAACGCCTTCTGCCGCATCGTGGACGAGACCAACGGCCAGGAGCTCGCCCGCTACACGCTGGACGGCGGCGGGCAGTACACCGCCCAGATCATGGCGAAGGTGCACCGCTCGGGGAGCGGTTGGCAGATGACCGCCATCGGCACCCCGGCCAACGGCCGCACGTTCCAGGACCTGATGCCGGCGATCCTGCCGCACCTGTAG
- a CDS encoding TerD family protein, protein MTAELVRGQNHTLPQTRLEIRVSAGAPVVAGATLGDESGTVHGIEWIAHPGSPQLPGLEVSRQAAAEHRLAVDLDALPEAVHRVTVLLALPLEAGGPTRFGAVASPFVAVTGLDGAEIATFTLTGLDTESAVAALELYRRQGAWKVRAVGQGYAGGLAAMLADQGVSGAAELARSIQEAVARGLARSVAPAPPRTAEGDRVRHAGGQPPSQGGGRPQPAPQPDPLDDPATQPATPVAPATPTAGGPIDYAHPRRQSTAPPPPPPTAPPAEPGRPAAPVAGDATGWSMDERLYNQVWGMFEDLARAVAAYRSAVDFAESRMDQELERTLSDPRSRIGGTGDRAREEARAKRDELTGRAREALDRDLAQLAAEAAVVEPALPAAYAGWDNPSWHGYRAPMEIPMALRIGDLHLPESTGIRIPLLVRLPLERGIWIDSGRTASEAAALTDSGQLRRLAMESAVLHAARLLAVYPANEFSVHVIDPAGSAAAALAPLVSSGVLAGPPAAGPGGVSSVLAHLTRRVDLVQMALRAGAADSLPPDLDPAEQLLIVNDFPHGFDDRAVTQLRYLADEGPSVGVHLLMVADREDASAYGPVLDPLWRSLLRITPVADDHLADPWVGHAWTYEPLRTPPGSRVLEQVLDRVAAARRTGHR, encoded by the coding sequence ATGACGGCCGAGCTGGTCCGGGGGCAGAACCACACCTTGCCCCAGACCCGTCTGGAGATCCGGGTTTCGGCCGGCGCCCCCGTGGTGGCCGGAGCCACCCTCGGGGACGAGAGCGGCACGGTGCACGGGATCGAGTGGATAGCCCACCCCGGATCACCGCAGCTGCCGGGTCTGGAGGTGTCCAGGCAGGCCGCGGCGGAGCACCGGCTGGCCGTCGACCTCGACGCCCTGCCCGAGGCCGTGCACCGCGTCACGGTGCTGCTGGCGCTTCCGCTGGAGGCGGGCGGCCCGACCAGGTTCGGAGCCGTCGCCTCGCCCTTCGTCGCGGTCACCGGACTCGACGGCGCCGAGATCGCCACCTTCACCCTGACCGGACTGGACACCGAGTCCGCGGTCGCCGCCCTGGAGCTCTACCGCAGGCAGGGAGCCTGGAAGGTCCGCGCGGTCGGCCAGGGCTACGCCGGCGGTCTCGCCGCGATGCTCGCCGACCAGGGGGTGTCCGGTGCGGCCGAACTGGCCCGGTCGATCCAGGAAGCGGTCGCCCGCGGTCTGGCCCGCTCGGTGGCGCCCGCCCCGCCCCGCACCGCGGAGGGCGACCGGGTCAGACACGCCGGCGGCCAGCCGCCGTCCCAGGGCGGTGGGCGGCCCCAGCCCGCCCCTCAGCCCGATCCTCTGGACGACCCCGCCACACAGCCGGCCACACCCGTCGCCCCCGCCACTCCGACCGCGGGCGGGCCCATCGACTACGCGCACCCGCGCCGCCAGTCCACGGCGCCCCCGCCGCCTCCGCCCACCGCGCCGCCCGCCGAGCCGGGCCGGCCCGCGGCCCCCGTCGCCGGGGACGCCACCGGCTGGTCCATGGACGAGCGGCTCTACAACCAGGTCTGGGGCATGTTCGAGGACCTGGCCCGGGCCGTCGCCGCGTACCGCAGCGCCGTCGACTTCGCCGAGTCCCGGATGGACCAGGAGCTGGAGCGGACCCTGTCCGACCCGCGCAGCCGGATCGGCGGCACGGGCGACCGGGCCCGTGAAGAGGCCCGCGCCAAGCGCGACGAGCTGACCGGCCGGGCCCGCGAGGCACTGGACCGCGATCTCGCCCAGCTCGCCGCCGAGGCCGCCGTGGTGGAACCCGCGCTGCCCGCCGCGTACGCGGGCTGGGACAACCCCTCCTGGCACGGCTACCGCGCCCCGATGGAGATCCCCATGGCGCTGCGGATCGGTGACCTGCATCTGCCGGAGTCCACCGGGATCCGCATTCCGCTGCTCGTCCGGCTGCCGCTGGAGCGCGGGATCTGGATCGACAGCGGCCGCACGGCCTCCGAGGCCGCCGCGCTGACCGATTCCGGCCAGCTGCGCCGGCTGGCCATGGAGAGCGCCGTCCTGCACGCGGCCCGGCTGCTGGCCGTCTACCCGGCCAACGAGTTCTCGGTCCATGTCATCGACCCGGCGGGCTCCGCCGCCGCGGCACTGGCCCCGCTGGTCTCCTCCGGGGTGCTGGCGGGCCCGCCCGCGGCCGGGCCCGGGGGAGTGTCCTCGGTCCTCGCCCATCTCACCCGGCGCGTCGACCTGGTGCAGATGGCGCTCAGGGCCGGGGCCGCGGACTCGTTGCCGCCCGACCTGGACCCGGCCGAGCAGCTCCTGATCGTCAACGACTTCCCGCACGGCTTCGACGACCGGGCCGTCACCCAGCTGCGCTACCTCGCCGACGAGGGCCCCTCCGTCGGGGTCCATCTCCTGATGGTCGCGGACCGGGAGGACGCCTCCGCGTACGGGCCGGTGCTCGACCCGCTGTGGCGGTCGCTGCTCCGGATCACCCCGGTCGCCGACGACCATCTGGCCGATCCCTGGGTCGGCCACGCCTGGACGTACGAGCCGCTCAGGACCCCGCCCGGCAGCCGCGTCCTGGAACAGGTGCTGGACCGGGTGGCCGCCGCGCGCCGCACCGGCCACCGCTGA